One Ricinus communis isolate WT05 ecotype wild-type chromosome 7, ASM1957865v1, whole genome shotgun sequence genomic region harbors:
- the LOC8289697 gene encoding protein NOI4 isoform X1, protein MADKGRPLPKFGEWDVNDPASAEGFTVIFNKARNEKKTGGKPDSPAKDNSGYKPGTTTLGKPQSGGNGERRKTVPCLPALLH, encoded by the exons ATGGCG GACAAGGGTCGTCCCTTGCCAAAGTTTGGTGAATGGGATGTTAATGACCCAGCATCTGCTGAGGGATTCACAGTTATCTTTAACAAGGCTaggaatgagaaaaagacagGTGGAAAGCCTGATTCGCCAGCAAAGGACAACTCTGGATACAAGCCTGGCACTACTACTCTCGGGAAGCCTCAGTCT GGAGGAAATGGAGAAAGAAGGAAAACTGTTCCATGCTTGCCTGCACTTCTGCATTGA
- the LOC8289695 gene encoding acetyl-CoA acetyltransferase, cytosolic 1, whose protein sequence is MAPEIKPRDVCIVGVARTPMGGFLGSLSSLSATKLGSLAIEAALKRANLDPSLVQEVFFGNVLSANLGQAPARQAALGAGIPNSVVCTTVNKVCASGMKATMLAAQSIQLGINDVVVAGGMESMSNVPKYLAEARKGSRLGHDSLVDGMLKDGLWDVYNDVGMGSCAEICADNHSITREDQDNYAVQSFERGIAAQDSGAFAWEIVPVEVSGGRGRPSIIIDKDEGLGKFDPAKLRKLRPSFKENGGTVTAGNASSISDGAAALVLVSGETALKLGLQVIAKITGYADAAQAPELFTTAPALAVPKAISNAGLDASQVDYYEINEAFAVVALANQKLLGINPEKINVHGGAVSLGHPLGCSGARILVTLLGALRQKNGKYGVGGVCNGGGGASALVIELL, encoded by the exons ATGGCCCCTGAAATAAAGCCTAGAG ATGTTTGCATTGTGGGTGTTGCCCGGACACCGATGGGTGGTTTTCTTGGCTCATTATCATCTTTATCTGCCACAAAGCTTGGGTCTTTGGCTATTGAAG CGGCTCTTAAAAGGGCCAATCTTGATCCATCACTTGTACAAGAAGTTTTCTTCGGCAATGTTCTTAGTGCAAATTTAGGACAGGCTCCTGCTAGACAGGCTGCTTTAGGTGCAGGGATTCCTAATTCTGTGGTCTGTACCACTGTTAACAAAGTTTGTGCTTCCGGGATGAAAG CAACTATGCTTGCTGCCCAGAGTATCCAGTTAGGTATCAATGATGTTGTAGTTGCTGGAGGCATGGAGAGCATGTCCAATGTTCCAAAGTATTTGGCAGAGGCAAG GAAGGGATCTCGACTTGGACATGATTCACTAGTTGATGGAATGCTGAAAGATGGGTTATGGGATGTTTATAATGATGTTGGCATGGGAAGTTGTGCTGAAATATGCGCAGATAATCATTCAATTACAAGGGAGGACCAG GATAACTATGCTGTTCAGAGTTTTGAGCGTGGTATTGCCGCACAAGACAGTGGTGCCTTTGCATGGGAAATTGTTCCG GTGGAGGTTTCTGGGGGCAGGGGAAGGCCTTCTATAATCATTGATAAAGATGAAGGCTTAGGAAAg TTTGACCCTGCAAAATTGAGGAAGCTCCGACCAAGTTTTAAAGAGAATGGAGGCACGGTTACTGCTGGCAACGCCTCTAGCATTAG TGATGGTGCTGCTGCTCTGGTTCTGGTGAGTGGAGAGACAGCTCTTAAGCTTGGATTACAAGTGATTGCAAAGATCACTGGATATGCCGATGCTGCTCAG GCACCAGAATTATTTACAACAGCTCCAGCCCTGGCAGTACCTAAAGCCATATCAAATGCTGGCTTGGATGCTTCTCAAGTTGATTACTATGAGATAAATGAAGCCTTTGCT GTTGTGGCTCTTGCCAATCAGAAACTGCTTGGAATTAATCCA gAGAAGATTAATGTTCATGGTGGGGCTGTATCCTTGGGACATCCTCTAGGCTGCAGCGGAGCTCGTATCTTGGTTACACTTCtgggg GCGTTGAGGCAGAAAAATGGGAAATATGGTGTTGGTGGTGTTTGCAATGGTGGAGGAGGTGCATCTGCTCTTGTTATAGAGCTTCTGTAG
- the LOC8289697 gene encoding protein NOI4 isoform X2 gives MADKGRPLPKFGEWDVNDPASAEGFTVIFNKARNEKKTGGKPDSPAKDNSGYKPGTTTLGKPQSKKWFCCIQSAPAE, from the exons ATGGCG GACAAGGGTCGTCCCTTGCCAAAGTTTGGTGAATGGGATGTTAATGACCCAGCATCTGCTGAGGGATTCACAGTTATCTTTAACAAGGCTaggaatgagaaaaagacagGTGGAAAGCCTGATTCGCCAGCAAAGGACAACTCTGGATACAAGCCTGGCACTACTACTCTCGGGAAGCCTCAGTCT AAAAAGTGGTTTTGTTGCATACA